A portion of the Gossypium arboreum isolate Shixiya-1 chromosome 8, ASM2569848v2, whole genome shotgun sequence genome contains these proteins:
- the LOC128296656 gene encoding uncharacterized protein LOC128296656 translates to MCIRFEERLNDEIRMIIGGVEIQEFITLSNRDKKLEEVYNRKIQRDRRNRESFKRSSSKTISAALVKKFRDDFSQPTSTLERSGKSKITERNGGVTIKPVASVSSVQNSPKPRCKECGRFHSGECWGRTGACYRSGSTYHFIQDCPKLLKEEEEQKEKQMATPQKVKCSSQSSATATVCSRMSSAARLEAQAPTRTYAIRAREEAKAPDVIADNFYLFNDFVYALIDPGSTHSYICTALASEKKLCASYKPIRTKCVS, encoded by the coding sequence ATGTGTATTAGATTCGAAGAaagactgaatgatgagataagaATGATAATTGGAGGCGTAGAAATTCAGGAATTTATTACTTTGTCAAATAGGGATAAGAAATTGGAGGAGGTGTATAACAGAAAGATACAAAGAGATAGAAGAAATAGAGAATCATTCAAGAGGAGTTCTTCTAAAACGATCTCAGCTGCTCTAGTtaaaaagtttagagatgattttAGCCAACCTACTTCAACTCTTGAAAGATCGGGTAAAAGTAAAATAACTGAGCGAAATGGGGGAGTAACTATTAAACCTGTAGCCAGTGTTAGCAGTGTACAAAATTCTCCCAAGCCAAGATGCAAAGAATGTGGAAGATTTCATAGTGGTGAATGTTGGGGCAGAACAGGAGCTTGTTATAGGTCTGGGAGTACTTATCATTTTATTCAAGACTGCCCCAAATTGTTAAAAGAAGAAGAGGAACAAAAAGAGAAACAAATGGCTACCCCTCAAAAGGTTAAATGTTCGAGTCAAAGTAGTGCAACGGCAACTGTCTGCTCGAGAATGAGTTCTGCTGCTCGATTAGAAGCTCAAGCACCTACACGTACATATGCTATTCGAGCAAGAGAAGAGGCTAAAGCCCCAGATGTGATAGCTGATAATTTCtatctttttaatgattttgtgtatgcattaattgatcctggatctacacATTCTTATATTTGCACTGCATTAGCATCAGAAAAGAAACTATGTGCAAGTTACAAACCCATTAGGACAAAGTgtgttagttaa